The stretch of DNA AATTATTTGCATCCGGAAGACTAAAGAGCGTCTGAATGAGCTCAGCTATGGCGACGCGACTCTCTGACTTGTTTGGAAACAGCCGGATAATTGCAGGACTGCTGGTTAACTTACTGTCTTCGATCTGCATAGTGTTCATTAACAAATGGATCTATGTGCACTATGGCTTTCCCAACATGACCATGACTCTCATTCACTTCGTAGTGACATGGCTGGGGCTGTATATATGTCAGAAGATGGATATATTCTCCCCCAAGAGTCTCAGACCTTCCAAAATCATCCTGCTGGCTCTGAGTTTCTGTGGTTTTGTTGTTTTCACGAATCTGTCTCTCCAAAGCAACACTATAGGAACATATCAGCTGGCCAAGGCCATGACAACACCCGTGATTATAGTCATCCAGACCATGTACTACAGAAAGACATTCTCCACAAAGATTAAACTGACTCTAGTAAGTGggttttcatttgttttgacTGGCATATTGTCTAAGAAGTCATTCAAAAGGTTTGCTTAACATATCAGTAGTTCATGAAATCTGAGGCCATATTCAAATCAATCTGGACAGATATATCTCAAGACTTGTAAATCACActgtaaatgcaaaaaaaaaaaaaaaaaataataataatactgcatatatatatatatatatatatatgtatgtatgtatatgtatgtatgtatgtatgtatatatgtatgtatatatatgtatatatgtatgtatgtttctTGAGTGTTATTATAACTGTCATCTATTTCATCAATTTTATAGCATGCACATGCATCAGTTTGCTCTGGCTAAATTAAATGCTGATAAATGCAAGTCATGCTTGTATGCAGATTTGTTTATGCAGGGTAATGGGTCACATAACAGATGTGTTCTGCTTTTACACACTTTTCCCATAACTAATTTattgattttgtgtgtgtgtgtgtgtgtgtgtgtgtgtgtgtgtgtgtgtgtgtgtgtgtgtgtgttataaaaAGGTGCCAATCACTTTAGGGGTCATACTGAACTCTTACTATGATGTGAGGTTCAATCTTCTGGGGATGATTTTTGCCACACTGGGGGTCTTTGTAACTTCACTGTATCAAGTGGTAAGTATTATTGTATTATCGCTTTGTATCCTTATCGAAAAAGTCATATTCCTTCATTCCCATAAATCAGGAGTCAGACTACTTGTCAACCCAGAGACCTCCAATATAGAAATTCTGGTATTTACTGTAATAACAACTTTCATTgatgatttaattttattattaaactatttttaaaattattatttaatgatatTGATTATTGAGGAtacaataaattgatcaaaattgacagtaaatatatgtataatgttacaaaacatttctatatcagataaatgctgttctttttactttttttttccccatcgaagaatcctgaaaaaaataatttctgaaggatcatgtgacactgaagactgaagtaatgatgctagAAATTcagctttataaataataaactacattttaaaatatattgcaataataacataaataggttgttaaattgtaataatgtcacaatattagtgttttatagtgtttttgattaaataaatgcagcctaggTGAGCATAATatacttatttcaaaaacattttaaaaaatcattccaaccccaaacttttagaCATGTGATATAAATTTTAGACATATAGAAGCAACCCGAAATCAATAATCAGTGTGTATATACACTTCCCTCCAagagtttggaaacacccctggcaaagtgtggttttagatgatatcagcataaatccttataattttttggtgcaaatacattacagtaacttgacattatcattgaagaccagcaataacaattttcattttgattacataataacggcaatatatacatgtcaaagtcagacatgcccctttgccagctgtgatgcctggtcgctggtttaaacttggcccaggtttgtaaaagatttttgggtcagcacaccttaatagctttaacaattaagtttagaatacaatgaaccaattagaacccagttcacccaggtcagatagctgctaatggtggatattttgatgatttaaaaattttagttttttctatgtataaactgtttatataataaaatatgttttcgtagtttgcgttgtcccttatcagtgcaaaattatcacaaactAAAAAGGATTCAttccaatattgtccaaaaccccacttttctagggtgtttccaaactttttctatctatctatctatctatctatctatctatctatctatctatctatctatctatctatctatctatctatctatctatctatctatctatctatctatctatctatctatctatctatctatctatctatctatcttaaaAAGTGAAAAGTACTTTCATGGATCCCTGGTAAAATTCCTGACCATAAATAGCAATTTCCCTCATtaattattcagatattttgaTTATGCTGCATTTGATTGGCTAatgataattaataatttatttctcCTAATATAGTGGGTTGGTGCCAAACAGCATGAGCTGCAGGTGAACTCTATGCAGTTACTGTATTATCAGGCACCCATGTCGTCTGCATTTCTCTTGGTCCTGGTGCCGTTCTTCGAACCCCTGAGCGGAGAGGGTGGTATCTTTGGACCCTGGTCATTTCAAGCCCTGGTAAGAGAGCGAGAAAGAAAGTGCCTATTCTTTCACTGGCTCACACACTCCCTCTGCACCTATCCAAAGGAATTTCCTACTTGTACAAACACACAGTCACAGAGAAGGCCTTGTGTTATTGCCCAGATTTCCTGGAAAAAATTTATACATGCTTAAagtttttttccctccattGGGTAAAATGTTCACAAAGCTCAATTTAAGATCAATTGCATTTTCAAGTTGtttattcttgatttttttttttttcctccccttTCATCAAGGTCATGGTTCTTCTGTCTGGTGTTATCGCCTTTCTGGTTAACTTGTCCATTTACTGGATCATTGGGAACACGTCTCCTGTTACGTATCCTTTCTGCTACTTCTCTAAGATACCATTCATTCAGCTGAGGTTATTTCCTTCTCTTCTATTCTTGGTGCAAAACACACCCTGTACACAAATATAGTATGTAAACTCTGCTCTATAACATGACTTTTTTGTTAATTGTCAGGTTAGGCCTATAATGCAAGCAAATGTTTTCTTACAGAGCCTGAAAGCTGATAGTTAACGCATAGTTACACACTTGTTTAACAATGAAAGGGGAAGCTGTAAATCAAGGCACATTTTGTATCCCTGAGTCATACTAGAAGCATTTCATGGTTTTGAATGCACCCATTGAGGGCGAGGTTCATGAGTGAGACCTTTCTCAAAGTAAGCAGCAGAGGGTGCACTTTACTATCTCATGTTTTCAAGTAACTGCCCTTTTGGGCCACTTATTAGGTAAGAGTTCTGTCAACCAAGagatttcaaacttttttttttttttaagccaagGATCTGgaaatatgatgatctgctagTTGATCCTTCTTCCTAAAGTATACTGGCAACTATATAATTTTTCAGGTGTAAAATTCTATTTATTCTCTATGATATTTTTACagttaatatttttaacaaattcagttacttttttaaagaaaaaatgaaaaataagggCTGGGTTGTGCAGTTTGTGATGATGCTTGTTTTAGAATATCCTTGCactaatataaataaaagttacAGAATTAAAGTTCAGCCAAGTCATACACTCATGCATccaacatttctaatttatataaatatatattttatagatGTAAATTAGGTTAATTTAACATGGATATGTCCATAAATCAGTattaaaaaatcatgttaatttaataattgattatACTCATATATTTCGAACAgatttatggtaacactttacaagctctcatttattaatgtattaaaggtggtacagaggatgttttgttttatacatttttgcaatattacttgaaactgtctttactaactgataaaagactatttattaggtgcactgaaaggaataatattaatattcatcatCTGTTAACGAGGtagccttaaaaacatcagccaattgtttatgcgatcatcgcgtaaaagattggccctctggcttttcaatcactgccgtgacgttccttgtgagagacgagcgcggctgcgcgctccagtaactttccacactctacaggcggcgcatgcaatgtttttgtcaggagacaggaataacaactgcagattatgagttacctgcggtgagtctgacataatgaatccactaacacgacacagtgaatgccggcggtaaacactcgtgttccaatactcgtgcacgagttttgggaggcgtttcctcgaaatgagctgtgaaggaggggggttgttctttcgcatgcgctcatttcaaaaactcactaacagtctttggattctcagtcgacgaaaagatcctctttagcacctttaactaacaTAACTAACTatgaacaatacattttttacagtatttattaatctttgttaatgttatttaataaaaaatacagttgttcttGTCCATTCAGCGCTTTAACTAATTTTAACatacaacttttaattttaagtgtaaattttgaaattaacattaaataagattaataaatgatgtagaagtattgtttgttcttagttcatgttaactaatgaaaccttattgtaaagtgttgccatAATTAACGTTTACATATTCACACGACTGATATAGCCATAaatcaatattaaaaataacatgtttttattaactttttttttatttctttataacATTTGTACATATTAACAAGACCCACTGTAAACCATAATGCTCAAAAAAATAATTGGTTTGAATAgggtaaacttaaattaaacaaattagttaaatcaaataaacttaaatatttaaaactttcttttgagttaaaaaaaatctgacacattttaagtaatctggactgtttcattgttttgagttttatgaacttgtttcttttaatttggACAAACTTTAAcagaaactgggctgggatttctgtTTCATGCTTTGCCATAACACTCTAAAGatagagtaaatgctaaaattaagtgttatataatggtATTTTTTTGTTACGTGGGGGATTTcatagtgattaatgttttgttatgctaatttaaaaGACTGTCTGTTATGTTGGGTTTTTTGGGGGGTTACCACCATCATGGTGATGAGTAGAGCATGAGCTTAGTTTGAGAACAGGTCTATGTTAAATTGTCAGTATCTGTGCTAATGCTACCATATCAATGTGTTACCCATTAGCAAATTAGCATTTACTGAAGAAGCTAATTAAAGCTAGCCAAGTTTCcactactaaaaataaaaagttgagattacatgataattttaagAGCAGTTAATATGTATGAGTACACAATAAAAGTCTCCCAGTTCTGtttacttaaactttgaatttcttaacttaactttgatgtaactgattgcttttttttttttttttttttttttgagttttgccaacttatttggGTTTATAGTATAGTCATAAATCAATATAttacatacagtcaaaccaaaatgtattcagacatcttgaacatttcattcattaatacagtttattcactatagtttaaaatggtaataaaatatgacaagatctcagagttaaactgtgtcagaaagaAAATattcttaattatgtcagataacacttaaaacatggtcaggtcaaagtgtctgaataatttttggttccaaatttttatcaattttactagtagtccactgtatgaagagtTTTTAGGTACAATATGTcatagtttactttattttgctatcctcacttacataaatgaactgtagtgtcctgcacccactagtaaaatatatatattttttggtttgatatccacaaaactgaaataaatcaataataaaaacaacagtaaTACTTTACAccaaggtctcatttgttaacattaatgcattaataaCTAACAATGAGAAATATTCTTACAGCATTTATAACTTTTCTTAATGttagtaaattaaaaatgttcatgttcatgtttattcacAGTGCAAACCTACAATTTTTAATCCTAAAAAAAGGTATTAGTTAATGCTGAGATGAACATTAACTatggttaataaatgctgtagaagtattgttcattcttagttcaactaatgaaaccttattgtaaagtcataCCAAAATAACTATTTCATTTGTTAGTTAATAACAGATTTAtttactcttttaaatgtcatattCACAAACCTAACTATAAAACACAAATATCCTAAATATAAAATGGTCCAAAGAATGTTATCTTTCATAAAGAATCCTTTAGAAGCGCTTTCTATGAGTGGCTTATCTCTGAAGCTCAAGTCACATGTTCTCAGTCTGTGACTCAAGGGCAAGTCATAAGTCTCAACAGATCTCTAAATGTCACTGTCAAATAAGATCCCTTAACATTTGTCTTCAAAGCTACAACATGTTTGGACACTTCAAGTTCTGCATCACATTACTGGGTGGGTATGTTCTCTTCCAGGACCCCTTGTCTTTAAACCAAGGTCTGGGCATCCTCTGCACCCTCATTGGCATCCTGGCATACACCCATTTCAAACTGGCCGAGCAGGAGGAGGGCAAAAGCAGGCTCGCACAGAGACCATAGGCCTGCTGATGGGCCAATCAGCGTTCAGTGCCTGATTTGTTCAGGAATAGATAGCGATGGCTCCTGCACAGGAGCGTGAAGACTAACCAAAACATAGACTGGAAGGAAGTAGGCTTGTGCCATCGAGGCTGAGAAATTTTAATAGCATTTCAATCTTTTTAAGAGTTTAATTTTTATTCCAAGTATTCAATATTTGGAGCTGACCGTTTGGGAGAAAAACTGAATGTTGAAgcatttccttttttattttgtaaggtTTACTTGATGTATTTTCAAATGGTCTTTACAACAATAAAACTTTTTATACAAAGTAACAGACAACATTTTGGTCTCATTTTTCAAGGATGGAATGTTATCTTATATTGAGTCTAGTCACAACTTTTAGGACAAGGGTCACTGCCTACTTGGCAAAAAGGCTTGAGTGTCTATGAAAAGGAATGTCAATCATTTGTTCAGTTCATGATGAGGGTTTTTCAACATGTTTTTCTCTTTTGCAATGTGCAACTTAAACATTAGCCACATTCCAAAGTCCTGCCTCCAGTCTGAAATCTAGATGTTTTGCtgctttttttgtgtgaatATTAGATTTGTCCCAGTTTCGAAAGGGATGTGGTAAAccaagatgctgaaaattatgCTGCtttagggatagttcacccaaaacctactttcttctgtgaaacttgaaagaagatattttgagaaatgtatcagtttgtttgtttatacaGTCAATGGGTTTCAATATTGGTTAGATCTCAGTGTTCATcgaaattgtttaaaaaagaaTTGCTTCAAAAAGAATGTGTTCcgctgaagaaagaaatacaggtttgtaacatttgacattagttcacccaaaaataaaaataatgtcatttattactcaccctcatgtggttccacacccgtaagtccttcgttaatcttcggaacgcaaatcaagatatttttgttgaaatccgatggctccgtgaagcctgcatagggagcaatggcatttcctctctcaagattcattaatgtactaaaaacatatttaaatcagttcatgtgagaacagtggttcaatattaatattataaagtgacgggaatatttttggtgcgcaaaaaaacaaaataacgacttatttagtgatggccgatttcaaaacactgcttcatgaagcctcggagcacaatgaatcttttgtgtcgaatcagcggtttggagcgccaaagtcacgtgatttcagcagtttgacatgcgattcgaatcatgattcgacacactgattcattgtgctccaatgcttcctgaagcagtgttttgaaatcggccatcactaaataagtcgttattttggggggttttttggcacaccaaaaatattctcgtcgctttataatattaatattgaaccactgtactcacatgaactgatttaaatatatttttagtacattaatggatcttgatagagaaaatgtcattgctccctatggagcatttgttaacattagttaatgtattaactaacatgaactaatcatgagtaatacatttgttactgtatttgttaatgtttgttaacattagttaataaaaatacagctgttcatagtttgttacttcacagtgcattaactaatacaactatattaaaatacttttgtattaattgaacattcaaaagtttggtacctttttaattgtttttgaaagaagtctcttctcaccaaggctttgatccaaaatacagtaaaaacagaaatattgtgaaatattacaatttagaatgactatatattttctatatattgtaaaatgtaatttattcctatgatgcagtcattacagtcttcagtgtcacatgatcctttacaaatcattctaatatggtcaagaattatttcatattatcaatgttgaaagcagtaatgatttatatatttttctgtgaaaatatataaatgataaagttcaatagaacaacatttatttgaaatagatgtctttactgcctattttgatcaATGTACTGCATCCTTGCTGGAAACAAAAatcttaaaacaaaataaaaaaaaagggggaaagCCAACAAATGCCTATAAAACATGGTAACTCCAATACTGGTTAAAAGCATCCCAAGAGTCTCTAAGAAGACAGGTTTGAATTTTTATAATTCCCAAACTTCTATTTGTGTTGTTGCATATTGAATAACTTTACTATTCTAACATGTGGGAAACAGCAGAAGGTGTTCCCAAACTTCTGAAGGTGTAAATGCCTTAAACCTTAATCTTATAGGATTTGTCTTTATCCTTACttacattaattaaattattagtttTCTGATGACTTCAATGGTCCATGGAATTTCCTCATTATTACAGATGTACAAGCCCAAACATGTTGAGCATaaaggaacatgttgtactaaAATGAACTCTTGAGTCATTCTCCCTGGGCACTAAATATCAGATCCTGTCACAGGGACTGTACAAGACATGTTTTCAAAGCAATTGTCCTCTACAGCGCCGATTTCACTCAGCAAACAGTACTTCCCCGAACTAGCAAGTTTCTCTGTTAGGTCTGTCATTCACAATGGTGTACAAGGGTCATGTCATGACAACAGCCTTCACAGATCATCTTTACTCATCAACAAATCAAAACAACTGATCAAAGTTCTCAGTAACACAATAGAATCATGCaaaataattcattaatcaAAGGAGGAATTCATTAACTAGTGGTTTGATTAGAGAGATGCATTTAgcctaatattataaaaaaacgaACACATAAGTgataatgtgtttttaatgtgtcatgtaagaattgaaacatggactAAATTAAACCCAAGAGGACtaactttaaatttaattgtaatttaaaataatatgtgAAAACATACTTTACAAAGGCAGATTATGTCCCTAAGTGCTGTTTTCacccaactttaaaaaaaaaaaaaaaatcaatatttttactaaatctcgtatttaatctttaatcaaatcTTTGCCCTGAATTGTTCATTTTCAATATatgttttcatgtttaaaatgcatttttttaaaagcaggcaactaaatgtaatttttttatacCATTTTTGGTATTACTTCTACTTTGTTGTCGTATTCTCTTAATAATTTCACACATATTACCTGATATATGAAGAACTCAGCAGCTAAAGCTCCAATGGGATGCAATATTAAAATAAGGAATCAATAAAACTTTTACAACAACATAAATAATACTCTCATGTTAACCTGAAAATACAAAAGCAATTTTGCATAGTAAACCTGAGCTACTTTAAACGCATTACTCAAACAACAGCGAaacagcaaacataaacagtgaaataataatattcactGTATTGTGTAATGTTTACACCCCGCACTCACCGCACGTGCTGGAACATTTCAAATTCAAACGGGCACCAGTAGAGGGAGCTAAGAGTTCGCGCCGCTCAACGGTCAACAGCAGGTAAGACACATTATTAACACTTTCACTTCAACAATTTTCGCTCTTTCTCATATATTTATTACACATATTAAGCTGCATACATCTAAAAATACTGCTAAACGTTCCAGACTATTATTTTAACACTGTATAAGGCTTTAATGTCCGTCAAGTCGCCTGAAATCATTTGCCTCAGTTAGCCTTGCGCTAGCTCTGTAAGCGCGGCCTACTGCAGCCTCGGGTTTTCCTGAGCGCCCACAGCGGGAAATAGACGCGCATTTGGTGTTACAGTAATGACAGCGTAGTTCTTGTCGCTCAAAAACGCGACAGTCCACATTCGCCGATAagcattttatgtttattatttaaatctaTTATTACCAGTCTACTTGTAAAGAAATTAAGCGTATTTATAGCGTTGTATAttatacagattgtttcaaagcagcttcacagcgataaacaggaaaataattttGACGTAACAGTTAAACTTCAAATTCTGCactaaagcagctctaaaaaggcAATATTTCAGATCAGTGTTGATTCTGTTAACGTTATTAGCGCATTACgcactttattttttgtttattcgTCCTGTCATTTGTCAACATGTATTATGTCATACTGAAACCTGGCGTGTCAAAAGAGCGTAATCTGGGCGATCACATGTAAATATCCGTCAAACAACATTTACACGTCGATCTATTTCCATGTTACCTCTGGGGGGAAAGCAATTGATGCTCCAGTGTTTAACTTACATTAATCATGTGCAGCTATTTTGAATGGAGATATTCCCATGTACGTAGATGTCAGATATAAATCCCAAAGACAACAAACTTGAGGTAGTTgtgttttagtgtgtgtgtgtactgtttGCTGAGCATTTCAGGTAAATAAACACAGCACTGCCGTATTCCAAACACTGGAGCTTTAACGTTACTCGAAtgacatccatccatccctggCACTTGTAAATGGTGCACTTTTGGTCTTTTTGgtttagtttatttttctgttttttttaactgagGCTCTAATAATCCAGGCTGGTCATCGCTTTGGTCCATACACTGCGTTATTTCATCTGTTACTGGGCTGATAAGCGTCAAATCCATGTGCTTAGCCAGCAATGGGCGGGTGTAGTAAGAAGGGACATGCCCGGACATGatcacacagacacagacaacTCAGCAAAGATCGTCTACCACCGCTAGGCGTCGGAAGCCAGTCACGCTTTGACTTGTCATGCCCGAACCCGCCCAGGACTTGATGATCGGAGCGGTGGATTCTAGCCCTGACATGTCTCTCTGCGTCTATTTAAACCATAGACTGGCCTTCAGCCGGCTCCTACTCCTCACTAACCCAGGGCTCAAGCACTTTATGTACAGGTAGCAGAGTATATATAGAAGATTTTTAGGTATAATAGCCAATTTACCTCTATTTGCACAGGTAATAATCTTTCTGAAGTTTTTATGTGTACTGAATTGCTTCCAAATTGTTGTATGTAAATACTACTAActgttgatattttttttatatacagatAACTACAAATATGGCAA from Chanodichthys erythropterus isolate Z2021 chromosome 8, ASM2448905v1, whole genome shotgun sequence encodes:
- the slc35e3 gene encoding solute carrier family 35 member E3 isoform X2, producing the protein MSSAMATRLSDLFGNSRIIAGLLVNLLSSICIVFINKWIYVHYGFPNMTMTLIHFVVTWLGLYICQKMDIFSPKSLRPSKIILLALSFCGFVVFTNLSLQSNTIGTYQLAKAMTTPVIIVIQTMYYRKTFSTKIKLTLWVGAKQHELQVNSMQLLYYQAPMSSAFLLVLVPFFEPLSGEGGIFGPWSFQALVMVLLSGVIAFLVNLSIYWIIGNTSPVTYNMFGHFKFCITLLGGYVLFQDPLSLNQGLGILCTLIGILAYTHFKLAEQEEGKSRLAQRP
- the slc35e3 gene encoding solute carrier family 35 member E3 isoform X1, with amino-acid sequence MSSAMATRLSDLFGNSRIIAGLLVNLLSSICIVFINKWIYVHYGFPNMTMTLIHFVVTWLGLYICQKMDIFSPKSLRPSKIILLALSFCGFVVFTNLSLQSNTIGTYQLAKAMTTPVIIVIQTMYYRKTFSTKIKLTLVPITLGVILNSYYDVRFNLLGMIFATLGVFVTSLYQVWVGAKQHELQVNSMQLLYYQAPMSSAFLLVLVPFFEPLSGEGGIFGPWSFQALVMVLLSGVIAFLVNLSIYWIIGNTSPVTYNMFGHFKFCITLLGGYVLFQDPLSLNQGLGILCTLIGILAYTHFKLAEQEEGKSRLAQRP